The proteins below are encoded in one region of Diorhabda carinulata isolate Delta chromosome 3, icDioCari1.1, whole genome shotgun sequence:
- the LOC130891132 gene encoding V-type proton ATPase subunit G-like, translating to MRHHSSVTHHPSSGNNIGGSHGVQQLLVAEKRAAEKVAEARKRKARRIKQAREEAEAEIEIFKSQKEKQFLEYEIKYMGNSEDIAASIQQEADKQIAEHDHRVRENKEAIIEDLISYVIDIEPVVPRNFFNLKKFNKI from the exons ATGCGTCATCATTCATCAGTTACTCATCACCCTAGTAGCGGAAATAATATAGGAGGGAGTCACGGTGTTCAGCAGCTCTTGGTGGCAGAGAAAAGAGCTGCTGAGAAAGTTGCAGAGGCAAGAAAAC GAAAGGCTCGGAGAATAAAGCAAGCTAGAGAAGAAGCGGAAgcagaaatagaaatttttaaatcgcagaaagaaaaacagtttttagaatatgaaattaaatacaTGGGAAATAGTGAAGATATAGCTGCTAGTATTCAACAGGAAGCTGATAAACAAATAGCCGAACATGATCACAGAGTTCGAGAAAATAAAGAGGCA ATTATAGAAGATCTTATAAGTTACGTAATTGATATTGAACCAGTTGTAcctcgaaatttttttaatttgaaaaaattcaataaaatatga